The Ziziphus jujuba cultivar Dongzao chromosome 3, ASM3175591v1 region tctttctcatctgcaaattatttttttttttccccagtttttaatcatttattacaGATTGCAAAAACTAGTTTTGGTAATAAGAAAGTGGTGCACATGTATTATGGATTTGAAGTACATATATACTATATGAAAATTCCAATATTTTCCACATTTTCTCGGAGACCAAACAAAGATTTAGTTTGTTTCTCTCTGTAACATGTTAAAATAATGAAGATAAAAATGATACTAattgatgaatggaaaataaaatttgtttgtgATACATACCAAAAATCTGTGAAATGTATCTTAGGCCTTTCAAGAGGCCTTTCACTTTGGTCGTCATAATGGAGGAAGAACTTGATTACAGGCTTCCTCAAAAGTTGCTGGTTTGTGTACCGTTTCTGCTTTCtaacttcaaattcaaaaaaatcaaGATCTGCAAAATGCtcctgaaccaaaaaaaaaaaaaaaaaaaaaaaaaaaaaaaaaaaaaaaaaaaaccatttgttAATTAAACCATGAGGACAATCCCTGTAGCCAAAATTggtgaaatttttattaaaattagccCATTAATGCCACTTGCTTCATCTCTTTTGGGGGGAAAAGGGTTAGGATATTATTAGAATAATGGAAGAAAGGATTTTAGGCAGAGGTTTGATTTCCATGGTTGATATGCTATTTGTATGAGATAACATTATTTTAGTTGGGAAAGATGTTGATTCACCATGGAAAATTGAGGtagaaaagtgttttttgttttttttttttttttttgaattttttgaaaccccatttagaggaaaaaaaaaaagtacaaattaaATCGAAAGCATTAATTAGAAGCAATACCTTCAGAAGAACGAATTGAGATAGCGGCATGATATCCCTAAGTCTTGCAACCTTTCATGAAATTTTCCAAGCATAGTTTCATAACCTGATTGCATCAATGTTAGATTGCAAGatgtgaattttgttttttttttaccctttcaatTCTTGATTGCAAATtaacaaattgattaaattttcaatcaattaatttcaatcaagaaaagaaagagtgagaagagaaaaaaaaaatgttctatTAAATTTGGacaatattacaaaaaaaaaaaaaattatctgagGATTGAAATTCGAAACACAGAGTTTTCTCGATTACCTCGGAAAGACGAGGATGGTGTCAGTGTGTGCCGTGGTGGCTAGTCAATCAAAACCTGTAGTTAACCGGAATTTCAGGTAGAAACCAAGAGAGGGGTTGGactaaaaaaattcccaaagttttaatttattttttatttttttaatttttgcatagCCTAATATTGAGGGGTTTAACGGTTTTTTAGTGAATGCGCGGGAAAAACggttgggaaaaaaaaacaaactgtGTGGCAATTGTGGCCCAGCAGCTGAATTCCTACCTATTTGtatatttcacatcaatttcTAGTCTGGTAATTTCCACAACCCACACCTCCCAATCTGATGTTGCAATGGGACCCACCTCAGCCAAGTGGACATTATGTGGAACCCACCGAACCAGCCAGAGGACAATCATGGGGGATCCACCTTTCACAATATTGCTGATGTGCTAAAAGACGGGCCCCGACGTGTGCAACAAGAGTGGGTCCCACATGATATTGTGATTTGCTTGCTTTTTATTTCTCAgggaacaaaaacaaattgtaaaacGTTGCTGATGTGCCCAAAAAAGTGGGTCCCACATGATATTGTAATCTGCTAGCTTTTTAtttctcagaaaaaaaaaattgtacaataTTAATGTGCTAAAAGTGGGTCCCACATGACATTGTAATTTGCTTGCTTTTTAtttctcaaataaataaataaataaataattttggttgCTTTCTATTTTAGATGATGGCAATATTGCATTATCCATTTTCCCACTTTCTTTGCAgagttttttcttcctttctatttgtttattattatctatCATCCTCTTTTGCTTTTTGAGAAAAGTAGTACAGTAATTTGGTTAATAGGAACACTTTAGCACGTATAGGCTGccgacaaaaaataaaaacagctcTATAAAGCAATCCCTAAACATTTTTTTCCTGTGTGGAAAGTGAAAATTGCTTTAGATATGTCATGTTGGTCTCCATGCTATGGTTATTGGGGAAGAAGATGTCTCCTTGAAGTGGTGCACTTGATCATTCCCCTTTCGGTTTTGGggtaaacaaattttaattaacatatattaaaagaatatattagCATATATAagacttttattaaaaatataaaaaaataaaaataaattgttgtACTCATATATGTTAGTAAATATTGTAAGATGGATGAGCAGGCTACTTTTGTTTTCAAACCAATAcatattcaaaattacaaaaaagaaaagaaaggaagataAAAAGATTCTGTGAATTACAATTTGATTTATCATCAGTAGTAAATAGATGAAATATCCatctaagaaaacaaaaaaagaagtagaaagTAGAGATATTAGAATTAGGTTATGTTGTTAATGGTGGGTGGGTATTTGATAGCATTTTTAAGGATCTTTTTGGAAGCAGCATGGCCCAAATCAATACCACAAATATCAGACAGCCTGATGAGGTATAAAAGTACATCAGAAAGCTCTTCACCAAGATGCTCCTTATCTGATTCCTCCCAATTTGGCAATCCTCTGTCCACTTCTCCCTTCCATTGGAATATCTCTGATAGCTCTCCTACTTCTCCAACCTGCTCATCATATCATATCCATACACATAcaaagatttttaaatatttaacaaccCTTcgctctattttattttatttttccttctttgtcAATTTTAACCTCCTTGTTATGTTTGGTCAGTTGTATATGCATAGTATCCTTATGTACATAATCAAATTTCTACAAGTTTAGGTTTCTATAAAGCAAAAGTAGAGGAAAACATATAAACTCAAAAAATCTCCCTTTTGATGCTTTCTACTAAACTCTTGAAATGGGTTTTAATATACAAATCCTATACATGATCAAGGAAATAttgcctttttttgttttttggcattTGAAGAAGACCAgagattttgacattttgaCTGTTTGCACTCCAATTTTGACCTGAATTATAACTCTACTTTATTACCAAAGCAGATTTTTCATGTATACAATAACAAAgaaatttcatatattggaaACAAAATATGTTTGGCTCTGTTGGTTATATATCCATCATGTCTAGAAAACATGAAGAAAAGTGGAATTGCTCTTTGAACTGaacatttatatctatatataatattttcctgaAAAAGCGGTTAAGATTAGTTTAATGATGTATAGCAAACTATATATGCATGAGGTATTAGCAATACATACATGAATTAAGGCATATAAATACAGTGTATAGACATAGATATGAGGAAGCTATAAGAGTATACCATAGCAAGGAGTAGATTTCTGGGACTATGGTATTTTTCCCAATCTCTGGCTTTGGCAAATTCCTCAAGCTTTTTGGAAAGGTCCTTAAGACTAATGTCAACCATGTTTCTCTCCTCCACAATCGCTTCTTCTCCCATGGTTTAATTGACTTGAGTCTTTCTGGGTTTGCATGAAGAGAAATGACAACTTTTATAGCACCAAAAAGGTTATAGAAGGAAGTCACTATCCTTTTTACTAATTTATCTTTTCAAGGGAATGAGTATCTATgtgcaaataaaaattttaaaatttaaatttaaattaaaaagaaaaaaaaagggaaaaattctAGAGCTTCTTCCTCTCCATGGTTTGTACATTAAATTCCCCTAAATCCCTCACCAAGCAAAATGGCCAACTTCATTGCATAAGATACATGATAGAGAATATTCCAATTTGACCACTGCTCTCTCATATGTTTATCTTTGACACACCGAAAGGCGAATTAACCCAACCATAAGGTACAATACCAACTCCTAAGGTTTAAAAATGGCTACAAaaaagttttcttattttatattttgttgttaTATGCTAAATTAGAGGAAAGGATTTTTCTATTTCATAGATATGATCAATCACACAATCTGAAGATTAAAAACTAAAGTTTATTGTCATTTAGAGTGTTGTATACCACGATAAATGGGTCAtcctgtatttttgtttttttaatcgtATGAATTATTCAAAAGATTAGACTGATcataaattatagaaattatagtcattttcttttcacatgatttgattattttattatatatatatatgtatattttgagaGACATGATTTGATTAATTAGTCGTAATGGGGTAAATAAAGCTGAAGCATATATACCTCAGAAATTCTGCACCGGCCGACCATCTGGCTTgttaaaataattcataattaatcaatattttcACACAATCTTCAAAGTGGGCCTCTTAATTTGTCAACTGCCGAATATGCATGCATGCAATTAACGATGGacaaaattaactaaaaaaataaaacttttgcaaccaataattaattataaaaagaatatgctaaaaaattataaagtttaGCTTCTTAAAGTCTTTATTTTTGTCACTTCAATATATAATCAACTGAAAAAACTAACATGGTGAAATTAATAGTATAGTACTCTTCGTCATTTGGAAATATTCCACAACTCAAAGATTTTTTTAACGTTGCTCTTAATTAAAACATGTTTTATTTCCttggttctttctttcttcttctttttttgttttttgtttatatatatatatatatataatacttaatTTCCTTTCATTGTtaagggaaaaaacaaaaacaaaaaaaggaaaaaagaaaaagaaaaaagaagagaaggtCCTTTATTGGCTACATGCATGCATTAAGACATGTCCTCTTACCACATTGTTTGTCTGTCGAGAAAAAAGATTAAACAGTCCAAAAGTTAgccaatttctttttcaaaaaattttgagaCCTTTAGATTATATTCATATTCAGTGATTCCATAgtacgtttaaaaaataaaaaataaataaaaaatccgaAAGGCTTTCTCAGGCACTCTTTAATCATTATAACTAAAAGCCACGAAAGCAAAGCCATCAAAGTGTGTTTTGCAGTTTAACCGATAGAATTAGGCCGATGTTAAAGTTCAAATATTTATCCTATCAATCACTTATAAATCAGTAAATTTTTGGTCAAATTTAGATGTTAAATGACTTACTGCTTAATTTCTTTGtattaagtaattaattaattaatttccactcATTTCTATATGAAACTAATTTACTTATTCTTTTAAACGACCAAGATGGTATTCATCcgaattttgattaattaatttgatgtctatatgaatatatattatttgatgagAAATTAGTTGGGTTTACAACAATAAGAATATTTATCATGAAATATGCAACAAATAGTGACAAAACATAGAAAGTGAATATAATTCCTAGCAATATTTCTGTGAAGAAACAAGCAAAAGCAAAGTTACTGAAAAGAAATGCTGTCTAAAGGCATCAATTCTTTGTCCtattccttatatatatatatatatatatatatattaatgtaaagCAGTATTTTTctttaagtatatgtatatgtgtataggGTATAGGAACCAGGAAAGGGCCTAAATCATATAGGCTCTGCAGAAATTAAGATGCAATAAGATAAACTTAACAATGGCTTTAGTGCTACAGATACGATAAGATAAATATACTGATGGCAGCAGCAAACCGAAATAGGTCCTTCATTTCGTTTTCTTCcactttaataatataaaagaaactTCTTTCACAGAATTTCCAAGAATCTAGTTGTTCTTTGTAGATATGTAGAATGAAAAGATTCATATTCTTGaattcattaccaaaaaaaagaaaaaaaagaaaaatataaccactaatcatgtatatatatgattgtttATGTAAAGGCAAATGATCTGATCATCATATAATTAgtgttttgttgtttgttttcctAAGTTTGGCAGAGAACATATGTTTAGGCCATATTGTActtgatatatgtatatgtatgttagAGATTAAATATTTGTAGAAGTCTAAAGGAATATTAAAAAGTAGATGGAAACGTATGTATATAATCTTTGGCGACTAAGGAAGTCAATACACATTTGGAACCAAATTCTGAACCAAAAGATTGTAAGTGAAGCTTGAGGTGTTATGGCATGAAGATGGAATATGAC contains the following coding sequences:
- the LOC107422862 gene encoding uncharacterized protein LOC107422862: MGEEAIVEERNMVDISLKDLSKKLEEFAKARDWEKYHSPRNLLLAMVGEVGELSEIFQWKGEVDRGLPNWEESDKEHLGEELSDVLLYLIRLSDICGIDLGHAASKKILKNAIKYPPTINNIT